A window of Gambusia affinis linkage group LG03, SWU_Gaff_1.0, whole genome shotgun sequence genomic DNA:
CTTGGGTCTGTAAGACCGTGCTGCAGGATGGCCACCAGCGCACTGTGAGGAAGGTGGCCTGGTCACCTTGTGGTAATTATCTGGCCTCTGCCAGTTTTGATGCTACCACAtgcatctggaaaaaaaagaacgacGACTTTGAGGTTAGATGACACTTTTCTTGCTCAGCCAgtgaattttcaaaaaaaaacaacttttgaacTTGTCGTCTAGAGCTTGACCGTGTTGGAAGGACACGAAAACGAGGTCAAATGCGTGGCGTGGGCTCCTTCAGGGAACCTCCTGGCTACCTGCAGCCGAGACAAGAGCGTCTGGGTTTGGGAAGGTTTGTTGTCACCGAATCTAAAGTGAAATCCAGTGTCGTAAATCACTAAATTAACTCTAGCTCTGAGCTTGTGTCTAAACACAATTCGTTTGTGCGTTTCAGTGGATGAAGATGAAGAATACGAGTGTGTTACTGTGTTGAACGCTCACACACAAGATGTCAAGCATGTTGCGTGGCACCCCAAGAAGGAGGTAGCCCCCTGACTCCTTGCTTGCTAATCACACCTTAGCTTGACAACAGGCTATTATTGGGCTTTCTGTTTACACAGCTTCTGGCTTCAGCCAGCTATGACAACAACATCTGCATTTACAAAGAGGAAGACGACGACTGGGAGTGCCAGGCCACCTTGCAGGGCCACACATCCACAGTGTGGAGTTTGTGTTTCGATGCTGCAGGGGAGAGGATGGCCTCCTGCAGTGATGACCGCACTGTGAAGATTTGGAAAGAGTATCCCAGCGAGGATGGGCAAGGTGAGTTCACGGTGGACGCCAGCACTTTTGTCGTGTATTGCAAAGAAAAGTGAACCACTTTTTGTCAATTTGCTTGTTTAAAGGGAACCTCTCCTGGAAGT
This region includes:
- the ciao1 gene encoding probable cytosolic iron-sulfur protein assembly protein ciao1; this encodes MKEALSLVQRISAHPDSRCWFVSWSPNGALLASCGGDKAIRIWGREGDAWVCKTVLQDGHQRTVRKVAWSPCGNYLASASFDATTCIWKKKNDDFESLTVLEGHENEVKCVAWAPSGNLLATCSRDKSVWVWEVDEDEEYECVTVLNAHTQDVKHVAWHPKKELLASASYDNNICIYKEEDDDWECQATLQGHTSTVWSLCFDAAGERMASCSDDRTVKIWKEYPSEDGQGNLSWKCVCTLSGYHGRTVYDVAWCQLTGALATACGDDAVRVFKEDATASPDEPVFSLVAQATRAHSQDANCVSWNPKEAGLLASCSDNGEIVIWRFTEEELN